The genomic region TAGGTGATTTTCGGGTCAATATGTTCTTGATTCACTTTTGGGTGACCTCacttcggatcgggtcattttgggtcgtgATTTTGCATTAATTCAGTCATTTTGGTCAattgggtcattttgggtcactcAAGTCGGGTCACCTCGAGCTGGGTCTATCAGATCAtacatttttagtcattttcgagtctcgggtcagccttatcgggtcgggtcaattttgCCAAGTCTAATGCCAACGACGTGTCTAGTGTAACTCCAGGACGAAAAAACATCCAGCAAGAAAACGAGTTGAGATCCTTAATCTCACTTTTGTGTCAGAAATCTTACGAGAGATCATTGTTCATATAGTCATATAATAAAAGTGGTAGTTATTTCTATTAAACTAATAATGTGGTAGGGATAATGAGACACAAGATGGAACACTAAATGAGATAAATAATTCGCTCTCGCTACAAACGCGCGGCGTGTTTTCTGAAGAAAATATGTCATTTCCAGCGTTATGTTCAATAAATAAATTGAGTGTAACCCGCAGAGGTGGAGTCTAATGGTTAAAACTTAGGTGAAATTCCCAGAAGACTCAGGTTCAAGCCTCTCCAAGAGCAATCTTGTGGAGTGTTTATGGCCCGAGTCCATATCCTCTAGACTTCGAGTCTGTCATCATCGTGGTATACGTGGTAGCGGTTGCATTGCGTGCAAACACGAAAGAAGTTTTGCCATTTTTACGGCAACAATTCATTCCCAATACTAGCGTGGTAGTTGTTTGCTTTTGGTACATTTTATCCAATTTTACATGGACACTTTAAAAAATACTCTTGATTTCGAAGTAAAAcgacatttttatttattttgtgtgTATGACTTGAgaattgaaattgactcgaaacaTGAATTGATCCTATCTGGACTGAACTTAACTCAAATTTTGCCGACCCAAAATGTGATCTAAAACTAGCAAATCGGTAATGACAAATAATTTGAATTGACCCAAAATGACTTGAAATAACTAATTTGAAATCAAAATTAGGGCGACACTAAATAAATACTCGTACAAATTCAATTATTGAACATTATTTATAAATTTTAAATAGTTAATCGTTAGAATCACAATTTATTTTAATCATTCCCAAAACAAGTTTGAAGACCAGATGGCAAAAACCCTTACCCGACTTGAATATGAAACACCCCAAAATTAGGATGTGATCATGTCATCATGTGACCTGTATTTACTATCAGAAATTATTCATGAAAACTTATTTCGGCTAGTAAACGAATATATTAGCTCAACAAAAAATCTCAAATTCAAGTCCTAAAAATACAACAATAATTTCAattacaattggtctcccttgtgacgggtcaccatttatggcggatattttgtgagtacaAATGGTAACATAATGGGTTAGTGAAGAAAGAGGActacatgaatagtgttgcagagagagaaaaagtgggtactttgtgaggtaaaatggtatccgtcactcaagagtaaCGGATATGTCAtctcttcaatgagaatttgtgtttcaaTTAAACcgtaaaaaaaaccaaaatcgaGTCCGGACTAAATAAGTGGCATACGTAACAAAGAAAAATTACCATTGGGATCGAGGAATGATGATGTTCATGTATGTATCTACTCTATTTTAATTCAGTGGGTGTTCTAATTCCCTTATCTACCAGAATCAATGGCTGTATGTTCACAGCCAAGTCTGTTAAGCTACCACAGTTGTTGCAGCAACACCTGTACTTCAACGACCAACTCAAATCCCTCTTATTCTTTCCCTTCTTCATTTTCACCCTCTACCCTTCATGGGTCTTGCAGAACTCAGCAACCCAGAAACCAATTTCTCTCTTTCACTAAAACCCATGCTAaatttgacaaatttgatgcTGAAAATGATACTTCTGTACAGTTGCAGGAAGAAATAATTCAAGAAGAATTGTCCCAAGAACAGAaaattgaagatgatgagttaGTTGTTGTTTATTGTTTTTCTTGCAGATCATTAAATTTGTTCTTTTGTTTGATGAAGATAAATGTTGATTATGACTTGTgttgattattatgattatgatttaaCACCCGTTTTCTTGATTGAATAATGGGTTAGTGTACTAATGGTATCTGGATTTCTACTCCTTCCTtcacaattatttgtttaccttttttatccTTTTTTATCCGTTGTGagggtattttaattaaaggtaaacaaatgattaagacggAGGGAGTAGGAAATAAAGCTTTGAGTATTGGAAGTTGGACTTCAATTATGCTATTTGTCATTAGAAAGACAAAGTTTTAGTATAGATGAAGTTGAACATATTATGTAGAAGCCTCGTTCTTTCGGACTGAAACTCTCTAAGGGAAGTTAACCTATAGGACCGCACGTCCGCACCtggactgaactgaactgaaaagACGTGACTGAACTGAAGTGAACTGATTACCATAACATGTCAAAGAAGGGTGCTTTATCATATAGTATATCTATCATGTATGATTCTCATATCATCTCAAATAGAATTGTTTTATAATGGGCATATTACATATTACGTGTGATTAATTTAAGCTTAGTGATCGAAATTCAAACCCCTTACGGAATTATTCTTTGTCTCAGTTGCTTGCCTTCTGATTTGGAGGGAGCAGTTCGACAATCGAGTCAAGCCAGTGCATCCTTTGTTAATGCTGGAGGAATGAGAGCCATAGTATGTGATTCTCTACCAGAACATTGCTAAAATATTATTCCATTTGTCACACTATAATACATTATTCCTTCATAAATTATGATGATTGTATAGAAAAATACTTCCCTTGAGGACAACATAAGAGTTTGACAGCTAAAGCTAAACAGACCAAAAATATTTCAAATGTGTTGCTATGTTGTTTAAGCAGGAAATTGGTGACCATTAGATGTGTCCATTGTTTCATCTCAACCTTGGATAAGAGTACTTTGTTTCTTGGTGTAAAGGAAGACAAATGTGCTTAGCTTAGCCTAGTGAAACTAAGAATATGGCATGAGATGATTATTGAGATCATACATTTGGTCATTAGCTTAGCCTAGTGAAATTGAGAATGTGCTATGAGATTACGATTTTACCTGTCAGAGTTCATTTCTATTTGAACTCATCTTGCATATTTGTACGTGCTTAACTTCAAATAAAGATAAACTACACCAGGTAAGTTTAAATAATCCCATGAGACGTTCGTGATTTTTCCAGGCTAAGCTAAAGTCTAACCTTAGTCCACACTCTCAGGGTTTCTGGTTCACCACTTAAATAagggatattttttttttttttataatcgtCTTCATCCTTGATCAACAGGTTGAGCTTCTAATACCTCAGTTGCAGTTTTTGGATGACGAAGGTGCACAAGCTGAGCTATGGGAACTATCTAGGGTTTTCATAGATACTCTTATCGAAGAAACAGGATGTCAGGTTTGATAAAAATTTGGTCGATTATTGAGAGTAATTACTGATTTATCTGAACATTCAAAATGATATTGGATGTCAGCCTTGAGGAAAGAGATCTTGAGAAAATTGACAGTTTAcatttagtagtttaataaaagCATGATTTCATACTAGAGTGATCTTGCTGTAAGCTTTGACCAGTCCTCCGACTAACTCCTATCAAACCAAGTCTTTATTTCATAATCCTCGATGTATTCTACATAACCGAACATTCCAATTTGCATTAACAGCGAGTGAAAGCTATCTTTCCAGATACAGGGGCTGCCGCACTCTTGAAGTATAAATGGAAAGATGCTGCTTTTGGCTTCTCTAGGTATTGATCTTTGTACATATGTGGTTCCTGGATGCAATTTTCCTTAACAGTCATCCAAGAGCAGTATCTTTGTGCACAGTGCATTTAAGAGGTTTAACACAAGGGTGAGGCTGCATATATCGGATCCCCAGTTACCTCGCCACAGGTTGAACTTGGGAGCCTTTGTTTCACTGAGGCAATGtcgttgtttttgttgttgtgctTCCAAGATAAAGATGGTCTTATAGAAATCTCTCCTGATTTCTGAATTGTAGATGGTATCTGATATTGATCTTCTTTTGTCTATAGAAAATGTTGTTCATGTAGCTGTTCTTTTTTACTTGCAGCTTAAGTGATAGGAAGCCTGTCGAAGATGAAGATGAGATTGTGGTCATGGTGGTTCCTGATTTTCAGATGTTGAAATATGTGCAGAaaatttcttctcttctttcagaCGATCCGGTGTGCATCTATCTTGGCTTCCTTAGTTTCGTACTTATGTCACAATAATAAGTTATACTAGTAGCAAAAACATTAGGCGTTCCATATGTAGGTGCTTTTCTGTCATGATACTCCTTGTAATTTTGTCAGCCAAGGCCGCTCATAATGTGGAATCCGCGTCTTATAAGTGAAGAAGTTGGAGTTGGTGTCAACGTCCGAAAATTAAAACGCTACTTTTTGAGGTAATTATCTTTCCTTCCATTGAAATCAAGAACTCCTACTTCTCTACCTTTTTAACCTAAGTTGGCAACTATAAGTTCTAACAATAACTGCAGTCACAAAACCATGCCAAGTTAACTTACAGAGTTACAGTTATAGCTCTATATATTCTTCCAATTCTTGTAATATGCTTCGACAGTCTCCGTCATGAAATTCCTAGTTTGTTTTGCTTAAAAGTTAAGGAGCGTATGGTTGTCGAAAGATGTGGGATCACCTACCACATTGACCAGTGAGTCAGTGACCATCAATCTCACAGAAAATGAAAACTTCCAAGTGAGAACTTTATTCATGGACACCTCAAAATGAAGACTAAGAAGTTTATTCTTGGACGGAACGAGTATGATATACTCTGAACCCCAAAAATAATTTTGAAGTCATGTACAGAAGTAACAGAAGTAGTTGCTGGCAGCAACGTTTATTTTATTGACAATGCACCAACACAATGAGAAGGAAAAACCTATGTATTTTTTCCACTCGCAGTCGCAGGTGAGGGTCGTATTTGCTAGTTACTAATGTATATCTTACTTTTTGCGCAGCACATTTTCCGTGGTGTATTCAATGAGACCTTTGGCTTCTGGTGCTGTGTTCAGGTGTTATCCTGGGTAAGTACTGAATGTCCttgttgcgtttttgtaaggcatCATCTCTAAGTTGGGGGATTTCGCAATTTCCAGACGAACCCAACACTTGAAAGTTTTAGGAATTGTATGTGTTGGATTTCGTAGCCTATTCCGTTATTTATGCCTTTAGGTATCCGTTGCCGTGTTACTTAGACACTTCACTTTGGTTGAGTGTCACATGTCCATCACTCTGGCATTCTGATACGACATGAAACTTTGACTTTTACACTTCATTTAGGCCACAATATGGAGCCTTCTCACAACTTTCTGTTGAGGCAGAGTACCATACATTAGTTGAACTATGAATTCTGCTTCTAACAGGTTTTTGAACCCGGTCTCACTTTCTTCTTGTCTCATTTGATATAAATATAGAGAAGTATTATGTGAAAGTAAACAGTTGACTAGCGCTTAGTACAAGTTTGTCAAACTCACATTTTTCCGGTTCTCTTTCAAATCAACAGATTATGGAAGGTATTCTATGATGACAAGGAGAGGCGAGGCAGATATCTTCTCGCTAAAGAGTTAATCAGCCGTCCTGATTCAGAAGAGCTAGAGGTAATTTTTTGCATATAGTCTTCCTATATTTGCTAAAAGTAATACAATGCTGTAACATCATGGAGTAATACGATATTTCGGAAAATCCTGCATAAGTCTGTGTTGACCTTGGAAGCTAACAAGATCACTTGTTATGATCACCACAATTATGATTGGACTTTAGTTTTACCTGTGGATATGAGTTGCTTAGCTTAACTACTTCGTAAATGAATTTATATCTACTTGTTGAGCATGCTACCGattcatggattatacaaccagttgtatatgttggacggtgtagaatctgagctttgtgataaaaaatctgtgataaagtatccgagctttatgttaaataatatgagctttattagtacatataagctcaaattcttataccttggttgtacaatgcttatggtacaactggatgtataatcctatttgtgtggCCGTAATGTATTCATTGTAACCTTCAAAaaagttgttttaggtatttttttttttttgttttaacaaTGAATGTTGTATCTATTGCAGTATATTTTCGGAGATGTGCAAGAGAAATCAGAAGAGGGGCCATCTTTACTTGCTAGAGCAGCTGGCATGTTCTCCTCTATCAATCGGTTTATGAAAGCTATGTAATAAACATCTTGTATCAACTATCAAGACATGTATCAAACGTCACAAATTGAAGATTACAGACTTACAGTGTTAATAAAATACTTGCATTTCCTCTCAGTACAGTAACACAAGAGTTGCGCCTTTTACATTCCAAGAATCAGCAAATAAATGCAGAAAGACAGAACTTGGCACATCTGTGATACTCCAACTCGGATGCAATTGTTGAACGCATGAACGTGTCGCCTGTggaaaaaattcatgtttatggTTTGAAATGAAGCACCAGTACATGCTGACACATGACAAGCATCCAAAGTGAAGAGTCCTACTATAATCATATAGTCGCCTCAACTTGCTTCTCCTCTTCATTCTGACCAATGTAGTGCAGAATAAACCTCTTGTCTGGTTTGTATCCTTCGTCTTCCATTTGAAGAAATAACTCCCCAAGTACACCATAAATGGCCTCGACTTGAGGATGCATCTGATCATACACAACAAAGCTATGAACCTTCTTTTCAATTTCTATCCAACTTATACCAGTTACCTTTGGTGACCCCGCCT from Silene latifolia isolate original U9 population chromosome 3, ASM4854445v1, whole genome shotgun sequence harbors:
- the LOC141647326 gene encoding uncharacterized protein LOC141647326, with the translated sequence MAVCSQPSLLSYHSCCSNTCTSTTNSNPSYSFPSSFSPSTLHGSCRTQQPRNQFLSFTKTHAKFDKFDAENDTSVQLQEEIIQEELSQEQKIEDDDCLPSDLEGAVRQSSQASASFVNAGGMRAIVELLIPQLQFLDDEGAQAELWELSRVFIDTLIEETGCQRVKAIFPDTGAAALLKYKWKDAAFGFSSLSDRKPVEDEDEIVVMVVPDFQMLKYVQKISSLLSDDPPRPLIMWNPRLISEEVGVGVNVRKLKRYFLSTFSVVYSMRPLASGAVFRCYPGLWKVFYDDKERRGRYLLAKELISRPDSEELEYIFGDVQEKSEEGPSLLARAAGMFSSINRFMKAM